The Penaeus monodon isolate SGIC_2016 chromosome 33, NSTDA_Pmon_1, whole genome shotgun sequence genome includes a window with the following:
- the LOC119593985 gene encoding failed axon connections homolog (The sequence of the model RefSeq protein was modified relative to this genomic sequence to represent the inferred CDS: added 13 bases not found in genome assembly), producing the protein MMLQNVQDGWLPARFAGNALKWLWYKNKPVTITVVLVVGVIKMRKYMKKQERRKNWNNAGKDVVVLHIPSRGFYCPSLSPFVVKLETYIRMAEIPHVIDHEEPMGPKGKTPWITLNGEDMGDSQMIIEKLAAKFGKEFDAHLSQEEKAVAHSLRIMVDEYFVWCLGVYRYGQERGRHLALNASIPWFYRPVLAMYFKRYLEAAKTQGIGRHSYRDIEEMGRKSLQSLSAWLGEKPFMMGANPTELDCTVFGMLAFDVFCPPLSPFKRMLEKDYRNLHAYCHRMKEKFWPDWDKCLDPHRQ; encoded by the exons ATGATGCTGCAAAATGTCCAAGACGGCTGGCTGCCCGCTCGCTTCGCCGGGAATGCCCTAAAGTGGCTGTGGTATAAGAACAAACCCGTCACCATAACTGTGGTGTTAGTGGTTGGTGTAATTAAAATGCGGAAATACATGAAGAAGCAAGAAAGGAG GAAGAACTGGAACAACGCGGGCAAGGACGTGGTGGTTCTGCACATCCCATCCCGAGGCTTCTATTGCCCGAGTCTGTCCCCCTTCGTCGTCAAACTCGAGACCTACATCAGGATGGCGGAGATCCCTCATGTG ATCGACCACGAGGAACCCATGGGACCGAAGGGGAAGACGCCCTGGATCACCCTCAACGGCGAAGACATGGGGGACTCGCAGATGATCATCGAGAAGCTGGCGGCCAAGTTCGGAAAGGAGTTCGATGCTCACCTGTCGCAGGAGGAGAAGGCCGTGGCTCACTCCCTGCGCATCATGGTCGACGAGTACTTTGTCTG GTGTCTTGGTGTCTATCGCTATGGCCAGGAGCGCGGTCGCCACTTGGCATTGAACGCGTCCATCCCTTGGTTTTACCGACCCGTATTGGCCATGTACTTTAAGAGGTATTTAGAGGCCGCTAAGACGCAAGGTATTGGGCGACACAGCTACAGGGATatagaagagatggggaggaaaagtcTTCAGTCACTGTCGGCTTGGCTTG GCGAGAAGCCCTTCATGATGGGCGCCAATCCAACAGAACTGGACTGCACTGTCTTCGGCATGCTTGCGTTTGACGTGTTCTGTCCTCCCCTGTCGCCCTTCAAGAGGATGCTCGAGA CCTCCACGCCTACTGCCACCGCATGAAGGAGAAATTCTGGCCTGACTGGGATAAGTGCCTCGACCCGCATCGTCAGTGA